The window TAAGATTTTCTaggactataaaaagacccctagacctagaaaAGATGTAACAACGTTTGTATTCATTTTCttagtcttttctgagctttcattgtgtgtaaaaagcttctccgccttcagcgatggagattcttagtgagctttcatctatcttgaattaacaaccatttagattgtaaccaagtaattcttgaccttttacttattttctttaagttgttatttctattttaattgcttcgctaatctaagttgaaagatgagaaaggaattttttttttgtgtttcatGTGACTCAACCCTTTCCAGCCAGCTTACCCGGACCAacagaaggtttcactcagaaccatctcttctgagtggatcttgtgcaagatcacctgaagctcctggacttggttgatcaccgtcttggagtcaactaTCTTGTAATCTAGGAATCAATCCACGATGAACTTCTGGGCCTCTACATCCTCCGTCTTATACTTTTTGTCTAgggactcccacaactccttagcTATTCTTttcatgctatacacaacgtACAACGAGTTGGCAAGAAAGTTGAGgctgtagtttcggcaaaggaactcataATGAGTCAATGGTTACACTGCGTTAATGgtttgcgcatcagcatcctcagcacgtTTGGAAGGGTCCTCGTTCAAGAACAGAGTtagattgagcgtggtcaagtagaaaagcattttctgctgccacctcttgaagttcagtccactgaacttctctaacTTTTCCCCGTGACTAATTAACatagttccaatcggggcggagaGGGTCTGCACGTGTTGAgtttgttgcacctcaacattatGTTCTGTAGTCATCTCAACATaatcgaatctgtttcaagattgttagcAAAAAACAATCCGTTATCGGAGATTTTCGGAGAcgtagttgaatttaaattacacgaaataaattcaacttatttgttgaaataacttGAGTTGGCTGGTGTTTGCCAAGTGCTGAACGCAAGCTTCACTGTGGCCGACCGGGCAAAATAGACTAAGGCTTCCatgtctcttccacctcttctccattcatatatatccaacaATTacattaatttatctaattacccCTGATATTTGAAAgttcaaaaataagtataatttttcttaaatttagcacattaaattaaaatttagtatttttttatcaaatttaacaTCACTCTTTTTCCACcttaattggatgaaaaatatactagattttcttttaaTGATGCTAAATTTAAGAGTAATTAtattaagtaagaaaaaaaacgtacgtaatttgatagaaaatatatattcaattttaacttaaagtattaaatttaatagaaattatatcgatttttagattttttttttacttacaaaatatgaaaagtaattttgataaaaaaagaatactcgattttaattttaatttaaagtgctgaatttaagtataattatattcattttgaaatttttttatacctaaaaattctaaaggacaattagatagccGTGatgaatttgataaaaaatatacttgattctaatttaaaatattaaatttaataaaaattatatttatttttaatttttttacagtTAAAAAATATGaggataatttaaaaaaaaaattctgaattctaatttaaaatacttaatttaagaagaattatatttattttttaaattttttttatctaaaatatgTTAAGGACACTTTTGATAATGATATTTAGATGAAAAAATTGAATCAAATAACTTTAAATACAGAGAGTAAAAAATACAGTATTTTTGACATGAAAATTACttgcaaataatattataattaggaattttctctaatttaccgatTGTTATATTTAAGATAGAATTGAACGTCAGTTAGttccaaaatttaaaacttggttGCAAATCTCTCATAAATGACATCGCaatcttttcaaaaaatttagacttatatttcaattttttttctagttTAAGTATTTCATTCTGTAGCCTTATTTCAAGCTCATGCGACACCAAATTCTTGTTGGAGAGATACAGAGCCATTCCGCTTCTTATGCACACACAGATTTACACgcatacctttttttttttttaaatttcctgcGGACGCGCTACAGGCTGAGACTTAACGCTGCCTTCACGTCGATCCTCCACGCTCTGCCGCCGTCGTCCAGCCTCCACACGTCGCACGGAGCCGCAAGCGACGACAAGGCCCGCTCCGGCCTCCCGGGCTGCTTCCTGTAGTGAACCCGCATCCTGCACGTGAACGCCCGACACGCATCCGCCGCCGGCACCGCCGCCCGAGCCACCAGCCTCACTCGCGCCTCCTCCTCCGCTCTGCCTCCGCCGGCGCCTTCGTCCGAACTGTCGCCCGCCACCATCCTCCGGTACGCTTCGTTGGTCCACGTGACCCGGTTCCATTCGTCGGATATCAACCCGGGGCACTCGTCCACCGCCAGCGCCGCCCGCACCGCCTCGTCGCTCCTCCAAGCGACCTCCCACTCCCTCCACGTGTCCGTCACGCTCTCCACCGTCACCCACGATCCCACCGCCGTCACCAGCCAAGGCGCCCTCGCCGCCGCCTCCTCGCACCCAATCCACCCCGGCGCAAGGAGCGGACGCTCAGATCCAGAAGACGTGCGCTGGCGCTCCGCCGTGTCGCCCCTCCGCTCGTCCGCCTCCGGCATCAGTGGGAGCGTCACGATCGTGGGCGAGCAGATCGTCGTTGTGGTGTTCGCGGAGGAAGACAACTCCGACGCCTTCTGATCATCCTTACAATACGGCGATGGCTTGGCCTccaccttcctcttcttcctccctcttGAAGCAGCGCCAGAACCCTTCCGCCTCGTTTTCCTTCCCAGAGGAGACAACTCAGAGACGGCGGAGACGACCTCCGAGGAACCGGCGGCCGGCTTGGGGGCGATCGGGCGGAACCTCAGCATGATCCGACCCATCCTCCACGCCGCCTCGGCGTCTCCGCCTCCGCCGTACATGGCGATGCCGATGCAGCAACCGCCTCTCCGCTCCATCTTCCACTTCGATCCCTCCGCTTTAATCTAATTTCATTTATCGGTCCCGCTACTGACGACGTGCAAAGGCGGAGTAAGTTAAATAGCACAAAGGAATCCGACACGTGTCCATATCTGCACGTGTATCAATGCCTTTTCCGTCTCTAATTGGCTGGGAGCGACAGCTGGCGGTCTTAGTTGGGTAGGGCAAATGAATAGACGGTGGGCGTAATGCGGCAACAAGGAGATTGCAGAGGAGGCGCGAGGTGACACGTGGAAAGCAGTTTGGATGGCGACGGGACAGGTGGAAGTAGCACACGGGCGGAGGAGAAGCGAGAGCCAGGCGGGGCCCGGAGCCGGTGGACGGGTGGGTAGCTCGAGGTGGGGTCGTCGATCGTCGTCGCTATTATTGGCCGGGAGATAGGTTTGAGTCACGGTCGGATTTTCTGATTAACGGGTAGAAAATTCTCTAACAAGAAAGGTAGAGGCACGTGGCAGCTCCGATGGCGACATGCAACTTCGAGGAAGTGGATGATGACGTCGCCGAGGTCGACTGATGGTCCATGTCTGACCTTTACACGCATCTTGGTTGGTTTCCGAGACGGCAACGTGGAAACGCTACCAAAGGCGTGACTCCGGTCGCtaagaaaattagttttttaaagaaaatgttAAATAGGTTTTAACTAAGatataaattacataaatattttaaaagtcaATAGAAAATAGAAGTTatataaaaaacttaattaaaattattacataCATTTTTTTTATAGATACATACCATTTAGCAGACCGACAATTTTCATTGAAGCCATTTGatcaatttaataaataattttatcgatattatatttattttattattaaaaaataactcCATTTTAAATGATCCAGTGGTAATTTAAATGGGGAAAAGGGATATTTTATCTTATAAAGTATGCATTGaatagtaaaataaaaaatattaaaaagataaTCGAAGGATATTGTCTTTAATTATGCGGAGCAAAATAAAAAGTATGTAAAATATGGAGGGGGAAGATgaattcttttcttcttttccaaTATACCAAAATGTGGATATTAGGCGGAGCATGGGTGGCTTAATTATGATGGTGCCTTGTTAATCAAATTTTGAACAACTAAATTAGTCAATTGGTGTAGTAAGAAGGTGAAATTCATCTGTCCAGCAGTCTCATAATCGGTTCCATAATCAACTACAATGAgataaatcaaaaaattataattaaccactatgaataaaaatttattcaattttactGAGAATCAATCTCTACATATTGTAACAAGTTTTACCATGTAGTAGTTAACTCAATCTTACTAAATTAATCAATTGTGGAGTTAAAGATGACGCGGATGATAATAACGGATTATGCTGTCCCACCCATATGTCACATGACATAGTTAAAGAGGATCTTTGCAGGATCCATTTCcataattttatatattagtCATACTTTAATAATAGACTCATGGCTAATATTCATCTTTAGCCAATGGACCCACGGGGCAACGATGAACTTGAACTATCAGCGACCGTGTCTCAATACTAGGTCgccatttttatttattatggaTGGTATTAGTTTCTGAATAATCGGTCAGATGTTCCTGTGCATTTGGACTGATCAGGCTCAATTCTCAAACACTAGATGTCCTTGAGCATCTCGATCGGCCCGGCTCAATTCTCAAACACTGAACATCCCCGAGTACCCAACATCTTTGAAAGATTGTCATCCCTGGAATGATAATGATCCATCTCTGAATAGACATCCACGAGTACCTTGTATTCCTTGGTATTAAGGGTTGACATTCCTGAGTACTAAGGGGTTTTCTTCATATTGGCATTCTCGCATCCCCGAGCACTAAGACTTAGCATTCCCCGATATAAAAAATGTGGTACTGCCGCATTAGTGGTCCTCTCACGACTGCCCCATATCATTGAGAAGGAGTTCAATGGGAACCCAAATTAACAAATGTATTGATGGGATTCACAAAAGTGATTAAATCTCCTATCAAGTTTTAACTCCAAACCACTACAATTATTATCTTATGCACTTACCAGCTGAGCTAGCCTTGAGGTCGGCATTCCCCAACATAAAGGTTGGTATTCCCAAATGTCATCTTCAGATTGAAATGCCCAAGCACAAATGCTCACTCAAGTTGAGAAGGCGCATCCTGAAACTAGTTGTCTGATCAATTTGGTACTTGGATTCGACTCAAAAATTCTCCGACAACAGGCAAGAGTTTTGATCCACTTCACAGCGAGCTTCGATCCATTAGGAAGAACAACCTTGTACGACATTCCCATTCGCGGGCTCTTGGAGACAATTATGTTGTGCAGGTCAAAGTCTGTGGAGGCGAAGATAAGATTTGTCAGGTTCACCTTCACAAGTGGCTTCTGGAACAGAGATACGAGCATGAGGTGGTTGTGTGATGAGAGGATCGACTCGTTCCACCACCTACCATCCCCTCCTTAAACAGGAGCAGCTCACTTTCCCGTCGGTGACCAGCATCACCAGATCAAGTAAGGGCGAGTGAGGCATCGACACCCAAGAGATCCGTGGTAATGAAGATGATTAGATTGCTCCATGCCAGTGATTTACCATACCAGTAGGAGATGGGGCGGTCACAGAGTCCATCATTTCTATCtattgggattcaatcaaagttccacattggaaagatttagaaaagatcatggttttaaaaggatgtaggatatctttATTGGCATGCAGTATTTTGAGGAGAGCCCAGGAGCAAAGCCATAAGGATCTAGACCCAaattggacaatatcatatcattatagagATATGTGCATAATACTCGGAGCAGGTTAGGGT is drawn from Zingiber officinale cultivar Zhangliang chromosome 1B, Zo_v1.1, whole genome shotgun sequence and contains these coding sequences:
- the LOC122039193 gene encoding uncharacterized protein LOC122039193, giving the protein MERRGGCCIGIAMYGGGGDAEAAWRMGRIMLRFRPIAPKPAAGSSEVVSAVSELSPLGRKTRRKGSGAASRGRKKRKVEAKPSPYCKDDQKASELSSSANTTTTICSPTIVTLPLMPEADERRGDTAERQRTSSGSERPLLAPGWIGCEEAAARAPWLVTAVGSWVTVESVTDTWREWEVAWRSDEAVRAALAVDECPGLISDEWNRVTWTNEAYRRMVAGDSSDEGAGGGRAEEEARVRLVARAAVPAADACRAFTCRMRVHYRKQPGRPERALSSLAAPCDVWRLDDGGRAWRIDVKAALSLSL